Proteins encoded by one window of Arachis hypogaea cultivar Tifrunner chromosome 1, arahy.Tifrunner.gnm2.J5K5, whole genome shotgun sequence:
- the LOC112755746 gene encoding uncharacterized protein produces MVFKSKSEFMQATRDYTIQWGRNILFSKNDKVRVKAVCKSEDCPWVVYCACNKQDGSWQIKTLVDSHTCPRWRKNRAATQTWTLSKLVPKLRKHPTMKHREVYDWFVRKCNVYLNSTCITRALKAARKIVEGDEIAQYGLVWDYANELLTSNPGSTVQVSVIPMPESPPLFDRFYVCIDACNRGFKAGCRPLIGLDGAFLKTLHGGQILTACRQDANNHILVIAYAIVSVKNKDNWKWFLELLHNDLGDYRENKWCFISDMQKGLIPAVQEVFPRVHHRFCVWHLWRNFSKQWSSTELKDMVWECARSRTTVEFNRNMNRVKLINQKAWEYLDKWPKDAWTKAHFSELPKVDNICNNACESFNAKIKHDRGKSILTLAEEVRRIIMKSIVDNRKKLENYQGILPPVQQSRLEAMTALSSHWAPQWSGDEKEELYEVHGWPTNMVVDLGKHTCSWMPCMHAISAIQDKNDKRAEDYCHDWLKMEAYRKTYCFNVNPVKGQDLWEKTPHPAPVPPPFKAKPGRPTKKRRRDKEEQPTGSKTKMKRKYNPIRCMYCSEIGHNKRSCAKKKATEAEEHARQLQLQLALVAPAAEGAAPEATTVPAEPNPAPSPTQTPTVIDISQCDSIPPTQETQQEQLTARPSKLKVIKGKARLQSSPKPIKAAPVAVSAETIKGTSSAIAKKLADFMTFVPTPTFKPPRKTDK; encoded by the exons ATGGTATTTAAGTCCAAGTCTGAATTCATGCAAGCAACTAGGGATTATACAATCCAGTGGGGTAGAAATATTCTGTTTTCAAAAAATGACAAAGTTAGAGTTAAGGCTGTCTGTAAGTCTGAAGATTGTCCCTGGGTAGTTTACTGTGCATGTAATAAGCAAGATGGTTCTTGGCAAATTAAGACACTAGTAGATAGTCACACTTGTCCACGATGGAGGAAAAACAGAGCTGCAACCCAAACCTGGACTCTGAGTAAACTAGTACCTAAGCTTAGAAAACACCCAACCATGAAGCATCGAGAGGTTTATGACTGGTTTGTTAGAAAGTGCAATGTCTATCTCAATAGCACATGCATTACAAGAGCTTTGAAAGCCGCTAGGAAAATAGTCGAGGGTGATGAGATAGCTCAATATGGGTTGGTGTGGGACTATGCCAATGAGTTGCTGACTAGTAACCCCGGCTCCACAGTTCAAGTGTCTGTTATCCCCATGCCTGAGAGTCCTCCCCTGTTTGATCGCTTTTATGTTTGCATTGATGCCTGCAATAGGGGTTTTAAGGCTGGTTGCAGACCCTTAATTGGTCTTGATGGAGCGTTTCTGAAAACACTACATGGGGGTCAGATTTTAACAGCTTGTAGGCAGGATGCTAACAATCACATACTTGTGATTGCTTATGCCATAGTCAGTGTTAAGAATAAGGACAATTGGAAGTGGTTCCTTGAGTTACTGCACAATGACCTGGGAGACTACAGGGAAAACAAATGGTGCTTCATTTCGGACATGCAGAAG GGGTTAATACCAGCTGTTCAGGAAGTATTTCCCAGGGTACACCATCGATTCTGCGTCTGGCATTTATGGCGCAATTTCTCAAAACAGTGGTCCAGTACTGAACTGAAAGATATGGTTTGGGAATGTGCTCGGTCTAGGACAACAGTTGAATTCAACAGAAACATGAACAGAGTGAAGCTAATTAATCAAAAAGCATGGGAATATCTCGACAAATGGCCAAAAGATGCATGGACAAAGGCCCACTTCAGTGAACTGCCAAAGGTGGATAACATATGCAACAATGCCTGCGAGTCTTTCAACGCAAAAATCAAGCATGATAGGGGCAAGTCGATTCTGACATTAGCTGAGGAAGTAAGAAGAATCATCATGAAGAGTATTGTTGACAATCGGAAGAAGCTAGAGAATTATCAAGGGATTCTCCCCCCTGTTCAGCAGAGCAGACTTGAAGCCATGACAGCGTTGTCTAGCCACTGGGCTCCTCAATGGTCtggtgatgaaaaagaagaactgTATGAAGTTCATGGCTGGCCAACCAATATGGTGGTTGACCTGGGAAAGCATACATGCAGCT GGATGCCGTGTATGCATGCAATCTCAGCTATACAGGATAAGAATGACAAACGTGCTGAAGACTATTGTCACGACTGGTTGAAGATGGAAGCGTACAGGAAGACTTATTGCTTCAATGTGAATCCAGTGAAAGGTCAGGATCTGTGGGAAAAAACTCCACACCCAGCTCCCGTCCCACCACCATTTAAGGCAAAGCCTGGAAGACCAACgaagaaaaggagaagagacAAAGAGGAACAACCCACTGGGTCAAAAacaaagatgaagaggaagtatAACCCTATCAGATGCATGTATTGCAGTGAGATAGGACACAACAAGCGAAGCTGTGCAAAGAAGAAAGCTACCGAAGCTGAGGAGCATGCTAGGCAGCTGCAGCTGCAACTAGCTCTGGTTGCCCCTGCTGCAGAAGGGGCTGCCCCTGAAGCAACCACTGTCCCAGCTGAACCTAATCCAGCGCCATCACCAACACAGACTCCAACAGTAATTGATATTAGCCAGTGTGACAGTATACCACcaacccaagaaacacaacag GAACAACTCACTGCTAGGCCATCAAAGTTAAAGGTCATTAAAGGGAAAGCCAGACTTCAGTCGTCTCCTAAACCTATTAAAGCCGCACCAGTCGCTGTCTCTGCTGAGACAATCAAGGGGACTAGTTCAGCCATTGCTAAAAAACTGGCCGACTTTATGACCTTCGTTCCTACTCCCACCTTCAAGCCCCCAAGAAAGACTGATAAATGA
- the LOC112702365 gene encoding dnaJ homolog subfamily C GRV2-like isoform X1 codes for MFAVEFSDGCPIHVYASTSRNSLLAVVRDAIQTEGQCAILVLPRLTMPGHWIDPPCGSVYLQYGQQKSVADAESASMHLKHLTAAAKDAVAEGGSIPGSRAKLWRRIREFNACIPFSDVPSTVEVPEVTLAMITMLPAAPNLPPESPPLPPRHQTLLQL; via the exons ATGTTTGCAGTTGAATTCAGTGATGGATGCCCTATCCAT GTTTATGCAAGCACATCTCGCAATAGCTTACTTGCAGTTGTTCGTGATGCAATTCAAACTGAA GGTCAATGTGCCATACTTGTATTGCCAAGGCTGACAATGCCTGGTCATTGGATTGATCCTCCCTGTGGAAGTGTTTATTTGCAATATGGTCAGCAAAAGTCAGTTGCTGATGCTGAAAGTGCTTCAATGCATTTGAAACATTTAACAGCAGCTGCCAAGGATGCTGTTGCTGAAGGTGGTTCCATTCCTGGATCAAGAGCTAAACTATGGCGAAGAATAAGGGAGTTCAATGCATGTATACCTTTTAGTGATGTGCCTTCAACTGTTGAAGTGCCAGAGGTTACCTTGGCCATGATTACTATGCTTCCTGCAGCCCCAAATCTTCCTCCAGAATCTCCTCCTTTGCCACCCCGTCACCAAACGCTTCTGCAACTGTGA
- the LOC112702365 gene encoding dnaJ homolog subfamily C GRV2-like isoform X2, translating into MFAVEFSDGCPIHGQCAILVLPRLTMPGHWIDPPCGSVYLQYGQQKSVADAESASMHLKHLTAAAKDAVAEGGSIPGSRAKLWRRIREFNACIPFSDVPSTVEVPEVTLAMITMLPAAPNLPPESPPLPPRHQTLLQL; encoded by the exons ATGTTTGCAGTTGAATTCAGTGATGGATGCCCTATCCAT GGTCAATGTGCCATACTTGTATTGCCAAGGCTGACAATGCCTGGTCATTGGATTGATCCTCCCTGTGGAAGTGTTTATTTGCAATATGGTCAGCAAAAGTCAGTTGCTGATGCTGAAAGTGCTTCAATGCATTTGAAACATTTAACAGCAGCTGCCAAGGATGCTGTTGCTGAAGGTGGTTCCATTCCTGGATCAAGAGCTAAACTATGGCGAAGAATAAGGGAGTTCAATGCATGTATACCTTTTAGTGATGTGCCTTCAACTGTTGAAGTGCCAGAGGTTACCTTGGCCATGATTACTATGCTTCCTGCAGCCCCAAATCTTCCTCCAGAATCTCCTCCTTTGCCACCCCGTCACCAAACGCTTCTGCAACTGTGA